One part of the Solanum dulcamara chromosome 8, daSolDulc1.2, whole genome shotgun sequence genome encodes these proteins:
- the LOC129901500 gene encoding protein transport protein Sec61 subunit beta codes for MARGTSSQSTSSPTNRPGTAAPRGSAAATAGMRRRRLGSSSSTGGGGNAVVGSGNASNMLRFYTDDSPGLKISPTVVLVMSLCFIGFVTTLHVLGKFYRYRSGSGA; via the coding sequence ATGGCGCGAGGCACTTCTTCCCAATCCACCTCCTCCCCCACAAACCGCCCAGGTACCGCGGCACCCCGTGGTTCCGCCGCCGCTACAGCTGGTATGCGCCGACGCAGGCTCGGTTCTTCTTCCTCCACTGGCGGTGGTGGTAACGCCGTAGTAGGCTCCGGCAACGCTAGCAATATGCTCCGTTTCTATACCGATGATTCTCCAGGTCTGAAGATCAGCCCGACTGTTGTCCTTGTGATGAGCCTTTGCTTCATCGGATTCGTTACTACTCTCCATGTCCTCGGTAAATTCTACCGCTACCGATCTGGCTCCGGAGCCTGA